In Phoenix dactylifera cultivar Barhee BC4 chromosome 11, palm_55x_up_171113_PBpolish2nd_filt_p, whole genome shotgun sequence, the following are encoded in one genomic region:
- the LOC103698052 gene encoding probable protein phosphatase 2C 15, giving the protein MRDRRARISRGAEEEEERAAEEMAEPSVAAAAMKGRRRHRRHDLVPLAVLIGRELKSEKMEKPCIRYGCAAQSKKGEDYFLIKVDCHRLPGNPSSAFSVFAVLDGHNGNAAAIYARENLLNHVLSAIPRGLSREEWLQALPRALVAGFVKTDKEFQSRGQTSGTTVTFVIIDGWTITVASVGDSRCILDAHGGVVSLLTVDHRLEENVEERERVTASGGEVGRLSIMGGAEIGPLRCWPGGLCLSRSIGDMDVGEFIVPVPYVKQVKLSNAGGRLIIASDGIWDALSSEMAAKSCRGLPAELAARQVVKEALRTRGLKDDTTCIVVDIIPPDHSVLPPSPPRKTNKLKSLIFRKRSEDSASKLAKKLSAVGIVEELFEEGSAMLAERLGNDLSAGQATSGLFTCAICQADLAPSEGISVHAGSIFSTSSKPWEGPFLCADCCNKKDAMEGKRPSGVTVL; this is encoded by the exons ATGAGAGATCGGAGGGCGCGAATCTCAAGGggagcggaggaggaggaggagagagcggCGGAAGAGATGGCCGAGCCGTctgtggcggcggcggcgatgaAGGGGAGGCGGCGGCACCGGCGGCACGATCTGGTTCCTCTGGCGGTGCTGATAGGCCGGGAGCTGAAGAGCGAGAAGATGGAGAAGCCGTGCATTCGGTACGGTTGCGCCGCGCAGTCCAAGAAGGGGGAGGACTACTTCCTCATAAAGGTCGACTGCCACCGCCTCCCCGGCAACCCCTCGTCCGCCTTCTCCGTCTTCGCC GTCTTGGATGGCCACAATGGGAATGCTGCGGCAATATATGCAAGGGAGAACCTGTTGAATCATGTACTGAGTGCAATACCACGTGGACTTAGCCGGGAAGAGTGGCTTCAAGCTTTGCCTCGTGCGCTAGTTGCTGGGTTTGTCAAGACTGACAAAGAATTCCAGAGCAGAG GACAAACTTCTGGTACAACTGTCACATTTGTGATAATTGATGGATGGACCATCACTGTTGCTTCAGTTGGAGACTCCCGTTGCATTTTAGATGCTCATGGCGGGGTGGTTTCTCTACTGACCGTGGATCACAGGCTAGAAGAAAATGTCGAAGA GAGGGAACGGGTGACCGCGAGTGGAGGTGAAGTAGGAAGGCTCAGCATTATGGGTGGTGCTGAG ATAGGTCCCCTCCGATGTTGGCCAGGGGGTTTATGCCTATCAAGGTCTATCGGAGATATGGATGTTGGAGAATTTATTGTTCCAGTACCTTATGTCAAGCAAGTGAAG CTATCAAATGCTGGGGGAAGACTTATCATTGCTTCAGATGGCATTTGGGATGCCCTATCCTCTGAGATGGCTGCAAAGTCGTGCCGTGGGTTGCCTGCTGAGCTTGCTGCCAGACAAGTTGTGAAG GAAGCACTGAGGACAAGGGGGCTGAAAGATGACACAACCTGCATCGTTGTTGACATAATTCCGCCTGATCATTCAGTACTGCCTCCATCTCCACCAAGAAAGACGAACAAACTCAAGTCTCTCATTTTCAGGAAAAGGTCAGAGGATTCTGCTAGTAAGCTGGCAAAGAAGTTGTCTGCTGTGGGTATTGTAGAAGAACTGTTTGAAGAAGGTTCAGCAATGCTTGCAGAAAG GCTTGGGAATGACTTATCAGCAGGACAAGCAACTTCAGGCCTGTTCACATGTGCTATCTGCCAGGCGGACCTTGCTCCAAGCGAGGGCATATCCGTTCATGCTGGTTCAATCTTCTCCACCAGCTCAAAGCCATGGGAAGGCCCCTTCCTTTGTGCTGATTGCTGCAACAAGAAGGACGCAATGGAAGGAAAACGCCCTAGTGGAGTCACAGTGCTATAG